A single window of Anomaloglossus baeobatrachus isolate aAnoBae1 chromosome 5, aAnoBae1.hap1, whole genome shotgun sequence DNA harbors:
- the LOC142313151 gene encoding uncharacterized protein LOC142313151, with translation IQSLYVSPPVLSSKRTTPERCPRPLLPQDCKQEDPDVPQDVSPPALSTDNCIGSSDGNLISSEFKTNDHSVPHDTYEEHAVVPDIPPAIPWKALSSDLFKQDQNSHLSQNCKQNKSYRRDVEHETAPTKEKPYSCSKCRKPFIWKSHLVRHQKIHTEEKPFSCLLCGRCFIEKSELVRHQSSHTAEKPFSCSECGKCFIRKSNLVMHQRSHTGEKPFSCLECGKCFTRKSSLVDHGKLHTG, from the exons attcagtccctgtatgtgtctcctccagttctatccagtaagaggacaacaccagagagatgtccccgtcctcttctcccacaggactgtaaacaagaagatcccgatgttcctcaggatgtgtctcctccagctttatcca caGATAACTGTatcgggagttcagatggaaatttaatatcttcagaatttaaaacaaacGATCACAGTGtcccacatgatacatatgaagagcatgctgttgtcccagatatacctccagccaTACCttggaaagctctatcatctgatcttttcaaacaagaccaaaattcccatttatcacagaattgtaagcaaaataaaagttacagaagggatgtggaacatgaaacggctccaacaaaggagaaaccatattcatgctcAAAATGTAGGAAACcttttatttggaaatcacaccttgttagacatcagaaaattcacacagaggaaaagccgttttcatgtttattgtgtgggagatgttttattgagaaatcagaacttgttagacatcaaagcTCTCACACcgcggagaagccattttcatgttcagaatgtgggaaatgttttattcggaaatcaaatcttgttatgcatcaaagatctcacacaggggagaagccattttcatgcctggaatgtggaaaatgttttactaggaaatcaagtcttgttgatcatggaaaacttcacacgggataa